Proteins from one Oncorhynchus tshawytscha isolate Ot180627B linkage group LG16, Otsh_v2.0, whole genome shotgun sequence genomic window:
- the LOC112234057 gene encoding GRB2-associated and regulator of MAPK protein 1-like isoform X2 yields MDLGSMLYNNLKDVSWSTTSLPLDRLVSVYRLPQIVKLDSGELVDVLRDNDYLLIHSCRQWTTITAHSLEEGHYVIGPKIEIPVHYEGQFKLLEQDRDVKEPVQYFNSVEEVAKAFPERVYVMEEITFNVKMASGECNEDTEVYNITLSTGDELTLMGQAEILYAKASKEKSRFNTIFKKIGKLNSISKMASRGKMPCLICMNHRTNESVSLPFQCKGRFSTCSPLELQMQEGEHTIRNIVEKTRLPVNVSVPGSPPRNQHDVHLIRESHRYKLVNIQTKTVVVGCVLRSNKIIPVHFPLHMASMPKFIIPEGLLQNELWLDTMVHRWFTYCQEQFDIDDYSRAVRDVRTDWNDVDGRSPKKSSGGSSNGCPSHMPSSLTYARDELTQSFHRLSVCVYGNNLHSNSEVNLQGCMTLCGDWVLLPSEGVLADSVDTEYLFPELLEDKSKSDVPYEELWLDHLRSSRGRGGHSVGGEDPRGTSNTIATSMAVISYPASSCHMGPMVSSEICLAPPPVPPKSEAVKVECRHLNAPPIPPRSSKQMMSTPTPAVAKARQTETRSPSPTLSYYSSGLHSIGGENEVTESDEQNHVCYPCNWVKGNKKCLTASHVSPPLDSVLSCPSRLSWPNDFCGGDSQSMEEFLPIPCRSYYSYPRKRPSGTPKSPCLLDFDRKEQKGGSAIPLKSHKASYTNQFCTKSLSYTLEMYRDNMIDECNTKQSLSCPILPPRTPKSNETCKDSVEDTAQDTLKCLVSQQHDQVTTEIFSISYPPLSPLSSPSLPAPGGQWQPPTNLSGLSIEEVSKSLRFIGISGDIVSSFVTEKIDGNLLLQLTEEILTEDFKLSKLQVKKLMQFIKGWRPKI; encoded by the exons GTGAGTTGGTGGACGTCTTACGAGACAATGACTACCTCTTGATTCATTCTTGTCGTCAATGGACTACAATCACTGCACACAGTCTGGAGGAAGGCCATTATGTCATTGGGCCCAAAATAGAGATCCCGGTACATTATGAAG GTCAGTTTAAGCTGCTGGAGCAGGACAGAGATGTCAAGGAGCCGGTGCAGTACTTTAACAGTGTGGAGGAGGTGGCCAAAGCATTTCCCGAACGGGTGTATGTCATGGAGGAAATTACGTTCAATGTGAAG ATGGCTTCGGGCGAATGCAACGAGGACACGGAGGTGTACAACATCACACTAAGCACCGGTGATGAGCTCACCCTCATGGGCCAGGCAGAGATCCTGTACGCCAAGGCGTCCAAGGAGAAGTCTCGCTTCAACACCATCTTCAAGAAAATCGGCAAGCTCAACTCCATCAGCAAGATGGCGAGCCGTGGCAAGATGCCCTGCCTCATCTGCATGAACCACCGGACCAACGAGAGTGTCAGCCTGCCCTTCCAGTGTAAGGGTCGCTTCAGCACCTGCAGCCCCCTAGAGCTTCAGATGCAGGAGGGGGAGCACACCATCCGCAACATCGTGGAGAAGACCCGGCTGCCTGTCAATGTCAGCGTGCCTGGCAGCCCGCCGCGCAACCAGCATGACGTCCACCTGATCCGCGAGAGTCACCGCTACAAGTTGGTCAACATCCAGACCAAGACGGTGGTGGTGGGCTGCGTGCTGCGCAGTAACAAGATCATCCCCGTCCACTTCCCGCTCCACATGGCCTCCATGCCGAAGTTCATCATCCCTGAAGGGTTGCTTCAGAACGAGCTGTGGCTGGACACCATGGTGCACCGCTGGTTCACCTACTGTCAGGAGCAGTTTGACATTGACGATTATTCCCGTGCTGTGCGTGATGTCAGGACCGACTGGAATGACGTTGATGGGAGGAGCCCCAAGAAGAGTAGTGGTGGTAGCAGCAACGGCTGCCCCTCGCACATGCCCAGCTCTCTCACATACGCCCGTGACGAGCTTACCCAGTCATTCCACCGGCTCTCGGTGTGTGTCTATGGCAACAACCTGCACAGCAACAGCGAGGTCAACCTGCAGGGCTGCATGACGCTGTGTGGAGACTGGGTGCTCCTGCCATCCGAGGGCGTGCTGGCTGATTCAGTTGACACAGAGTACCTCTTCCCTGAGCTGCTGGAGGACAAGAGCAAGTCTGATGTTCCCTACGAGGAGCTGTGGCTGGACCACTTGAGATCAAGTCGGGGAAGAGGAGGGCACAGTGTAGGCGGCGAGGATCCAAGAGGCACCAGCAACACCATCGCCACCTCCATGGCTGTCATATCATACCCCGCCTCCTCCTGTCATATGGGTCCAATGGTCAGCTCTGAAATCTGTCTAGCTCCGCCCCCAGTCCCACCAAAGTCTGAAGCT GTGAAGGTAGAATGCCGTCATTTGAACGCCCCTCCCATTCCCCCCCGAAGTTCCAAGCAGATGATGTCCACCCCAACGCCGGCTGTAGCTAAGGCTCGGCAGACGGAAACGCGCTCTCCAAGCCCCACTCTCTCCTATTATTCCTCAGGCCTACACAGCAT TGGAGGAGAGAATGAAGTGACCGAGTCAGACGAGCAGAACCACGTATGTTACCCCTGTAACTGGGTCAAAGGCAACAAGAAGTGCCTGACAGCATCCCACGTGAGCCCACCTCTCGACAGTGTACTCTCCTGCCCTTCTAGACTATCGTGGCCCAACGATTTCTGTGGAGGGGATTCTCAAAGCATGGAGGAGTTCCTGCCCATCCCCTGTCGAAGTTACTACAGCTATCCCAGAAAAAGACCCTCTGGAACGCCCAAGTCGCCATGCCTTTTGGACTTtgatagaaaagagcagaagggCGGTAGCGCCATCCCCTTGAAATCCCACAAAGCCTCATACACTAATCAGTTTTGCACCAAGTCGTTGAGCTACACCCTGGAAATGTACAGAGACAATATGATAGACGAATGTAACACTAAACAAAGCCTATCGTGCCCAATCTTGCCACCGAGGACGCCCAAATCAAACGAGACATGTAAAGATTCTGTCGAAGATACGGCACAGGACACTCTAAAGTGCCTGGTCAGCCAACAACACGACCAGGTCACGACAGAAATCTTCTCCATCTCCTATCCCCCCCTATCGCcactgtcctccccctccctgccAGCCCCCGGAGGACAATGGCAACCACCCACCAACCTCTCTGGACTTTCCATCGAAGAGGTGTCCAAATCGTTACGGTTCATCGGCATTTCCGGTGACATTGTGTCTTCGTTCGTGACAGAGAAAATCGATGGGAATCTACTTCTGCAGCTTACGGAGGAGATTCTGACGGAGGACTTCAAGTTAAGCAAACTCCAAGTGAAGAAACTCATGCAGTTTATTAAAGGTTGGAGGCCTAAAATATAG
- the LOC112234057 gene encoding GRB2-associated and regulator of MAPK protein 1-like isoform X1 — translation MDLGSMLYNNLKDVSWSTTSLPLDRLVSVYRLPQIVKLDSGELVDVLRDNDYLLIHSCRQWTTITAHSLEEGHYVIGPKIEIPVHYEGQFKLLEQDRDVKEPVQYFNSVEEVAKAFPERVYVMEEITFNVKMASGECNEDTEVYNITLSTGDELTLMGQAEILYAKASKEKSRFNTIFKKIGKLNSISKMASRGKMPCLICMNHRTNESVSLPFQCKGRFSTCSPLELQMQEGEHTIRNIVEKTRLPVNVSVPGSPPRNQHDVHLIRESHRYKLVNIQTKTVVVGCVLRSNKIIPVHFPLHMASMPKFIIPEGLLQNELWLDTMVHRWFTYCQEQFDIDDYSRAVRDVRTDWNDVDGRSPKKSSGGSSNGCPSHMPSSLTYARDELTQSFHRLSVCVYGNNLHSNSEVNLQGCMTLCGDWVLLPSEGVLADSVDTEYLFPELLEDKSKSDVPYEELWLDHLRSSRGRGGHSVGGEDPRGTSNTIATSMAVISYPASSCHMGPMVSSEICLAPPPVPPKSEAVKVECRHLNAPPIPPRSSKQMMSTPTPAVAKARQTETRSPSPTLSYYSSGLHSISGGENEVTESDEQNHVCYPCNWVKGNKKCLTASHVSPPLDSVLSCPSRLSWPNDFCGGDSQSMEEFLPIPCRSYYSYPRKRPSGTPKSPCLLDFDRKEQKGGSAIPLKSHKASYTNQFCTKSLSYTLEMYRDNMIDECNTKQSLSCPILPPRTPKSNETCKDSVEDTAQDTLKCLVSQQHDQVTTEIFSISYPPLSPLSSPSLPAPGGQWQPPTNLSGLSIEEVSKSLRFIGISGDIVSSFVTEKIDGNLLLQLTEEILTEDFKLSKLQVKKLMQFIKGWRPKI, via the exons GTGAGTTGGTGGACGTCTTACGAGACAATGACTACCTCTTGATTCATTCTTGTCGTCAATGGACTACAATCACTGCACACAGTCTGGAGGAAGGCCATTATGTCATTGGGCCCAAAATAGAGATCCCGGTACATTATGAAG GTCAGTTTAAGCTGCTGGAGCAGGACAGAGATGTCAAGGAGCCGGTGCAGTACTTTAACAGTGTGGAGGAGGTGGCCAAAGCATTTCCCGAACGGGTGTATGTCATGGAGGAAATTACGTTCAATGTGAAG ATGGCTTCGGGCGAATGCAACGAGGACACGGAGGTGTACAACATCACACTAAGCACCGGTGATGAGCTCACCCTCATGGGCCAGGCAGAGATCCTGTACGCCAAGGCGTCCAAGGAGAAGTCTCGCTTCAACACCATCTTCAAGAAAATCGGCAAGCTCAACTCCATCAGCAAGATGGCGAGCCGTGGCAAGATGCCCTGCCTCATCTGCATGAACCACCGGACCAACGAGAGTGTCAGCCTGCCCTTCCAGTGTAAGGGTCGCTTCAGCACCTGCAGCCCCCTAGAGCTTCAGATGCAGGAGGGGGAGCACACCATCCGCAACATCGTGGAGAAGACCCGGCTGCCTGTCAATGTCAGCGTGCCTGGCAGCCCGCCGCGCAACCAGCATGACGTCCACCTGATCCGCGAGAGTCACCGCTACAAGTTGGTCAACATCCAGACCAAGACGGTGGTGGTGGGCTGCGTGCTGCGCAGTAACAAGATCATCCCCGTCCACTTCCCGCTCCACATGGCCTCCATGCCGAAGTTCATCATCCCTGAAGGGTTGCTTCAGAACGAGCTGTGGCTGGACACCATGGTGCACCGCTGGTTCACCTACTGTCAGGAGCAGTTTGACATTGACGATTATTCCCGTGCTGTGCGTGATGTCAGGACCGACTGGAATGACGTTGATGGGAGGAGCCCCAAGAAGAGTAGTGGTGGTAGCAGCAACGGCTGCCCCTCGCACATGCCCAGCTCTCTCACATACGCCCGTGACGAGCTTACCCAGTCATTCCACCGGCTCTCGGTGTGTGTCTATGGCAACAACCTGCACAGCAACAGCGAGGTCAACCTGCAGGGCTGCATGACGCTGTGTGGAGACTGGGTGCTCCTGCCATCCGAGGGCGTGCTGGCTGATTCAGTTGACACAGAGTACCTCTTCCCTGAGCTGCTGGAGGACAAGAGCAAGTCTGATGTTCCCTACGAGGAGCTGTGGCTGGACCACTTGAGATCAAGTCGGGGAAGAGGAGGGCACAGTGTAGGCGGCGAGGATCCAAGAGGCACCAGCAACACCATCGCCACCTCCATGGCTGTCATATCATACCCCGCCTCCTCCTGTCATATGGGTCCAATGGTCAGCTCTGAAATCTGTCTAGCTCCGCCCCCAGTCCCACCAAAGTCTGAAGCT GTGAAGGTAGAATGCCGTCATTTGAACGCCCCTCCCATTCCCCCCCGAAGTTCCAAGCAGATGATGTCCACCCCAACGCCGGCTGTAGCTAAGGCTCGGCAGACGGAAACGCGCTCTCCAAGCCCCACTCTCTCCTATTATTCCTCAGGCCTACACAGCAT CAGTGGAGGAGAGAATGAAGTGACCGAGTCAGACGAGCAGAACCACGTATGTTACCCCTGTAACTGGGTCAAAGGCAACAAGAAGTGCCTGACAGCATCCCACGTGAGCCCACCTCTCGACAGTGTACTCTCCTGCCCTTCTAGACTATCGTGGCCCAACGATTTCTGTGGAGGGGATTCTCAAAGCATGGAGGAGTTCCTGCCCATCCCCTGTCGAAGTTACTACAGCTATCCCAGAAAAAGACCCTCTGGAACGCCCAAGTCGCCATGCCTTTTGGACTTtgatagaaaagagcagaagggCGGTAGCGCCATCCCCTTGAAATCCCACAAAGCCTCATACACTAATCAGTTTTGCACCAAGTCGTTGAGCTACACCCTGGAAATGTACAGAGACAATATGATAGACGAATGTAACACTAAACAAAGCCTATCGTGCCCAATCTTGCCACCGAGGACGCCCAAATCAAACGAGACATGTAAAGATTCTGTCGAAGATACGGCACAGGACACTCTAAAGTGCCTGGTCAGCCAACAACACGACCAGGTCACGACAGAAATCTTCTCCATCTCCTATCCCCCCCTATCGCcactgtcctccccctccctgccAGCCCCCGGAGGACAATGGCAACCACCCACCAACCTCTCTGGACTTTCCATCGAAGAGGTGTCCAAATCGTTACGGTTCATCGGCATTTCCGGTGACATTGTGTCTTCGTTCGTGACAGAGAAAATCGATGGGAATCTACTTCTGCAGCTTACGGAGGAGATTCTGACGGAGGACTTCAAGTTAAGCAAACTCCAAGTGAAGAAACTCATGCAGTTTATTAAAGGTTGGAGGCCTAAAATATAG
- the LOC112234057 gene encoding GRB2-associated and regulator of MAPK protein 1-like isoform X3: MEEITFNVKMASGECNEDTEVYNITLSTGDELTLMGQAEILYAKASKEKSRFNTIFKKIGKLNSISKMASRGKMPCLICMNHRTNESVSLPFQCKGRFSTCSPLELQMQEGEHTIRNIVEKTRLPVNVSVPGSPPRNQHDVHLIRESHRYKLVNIQTKTVVVGCVLRSNKIIPVHFPLHMASMPKFIIPEGLLQNELWLDTMVHRWFTYCQEQFDIDDYSRAVRDVRTDWNDVDGRSPKKSSGGSSNGCPSHMPSSLTYARDELTQSFHRLSVCVYGNNLHSNSEVNLQGCMTLCGDWVLLPSEGVLADSVDTEYLFPELLEDKSKSDVPYEELWLDHLRSSRGRGGHSVGGEDPRGTSNTIATSMAVISYPASSCHMGPMVSSEICLAPPPVPPKSEAVKVECRHLNAPPIPPRSSKQMMSTPTPAVAKARQTETRSPSPTLSYYSSGLHSISGGENEVTESDEQNHVCYPCNWVKGNKKCLTASHVSPPLDSVLSCPSRLSWPNDFCGGDSQSMEEFLPIPCRSYYSYPRKRPSGTPKSPCLLDFDRKEQKGGSAIPLKSHKASYTNQFCTKSLSYTLEMYRDNMIDECNTKQSLSCPILPPRTPKSNETCKDSVEDTAQDTLKCLVSQQHDQVTTEIFSISYPPLSPLSSPSLPAPGGQWQPPTNLSGLSIEEVSKSLRFIGISGDIVSSFVTEKIDGNLLLQLTEEILTEDFKLSKLQVKKLMQFIKGWRPKI; encoded by the exons ATGGAGGAAATTACGTTCAATGTGAAG ATGGCTTCGGGCGAATGCAACGAGGACACGGAGGTGTACAACATCACACTAAGCACCGGTGATGAGCTCACCCTCATGGGCCAGGCAGAGATCCTGTACGCCAAGGCGTCCAAGGAGAAGTCTCGCTTCAACACCATCTTCAAGAAAATCGGCAAGCTCAACTCCATCAGCAAGATGGCGAGCCGTGGCAAGATGCCCTGCCTCATCTGCATGAACCACCGGACCAACGAGAGTGTCAGCCTGCCCTTCCAGTGTAAGGGTCGCTTCAGCACCTGCAGCCCCCTAGAGCTTCAGATGCAGGAGGGGGAGCACACCATCCGCAACATCGTGGAGAAGACCCGGCTGCCTGTCAATGTCAGCGTGCCTGGCAGCCCGCCGCGCAACCAGCATGACGTCCACCTGATCCGCGAGAGTCACCGCTACAAGTTGGTCAACATCCAGACCAAGACGGTGGTGGTGGGCTGCGTGCTGCGCAGTAACAAGATCATCCCCGTCCACTTCCCGCTCCACATGGCCTCCATGCCGAAGTTCATCATCCCTGAAGGGTTGCTTCAGAACGAGCTGTGGCTGGACACCATGGTGCACCGCTGGTTCACCTACTGTCAGGAGCAGTTTGACATTGACGATTATTCCCGTGCTGTGCGTGATGTCAGGACCGACTGGAATGACGTTGATGGGAGGAGCCCCAAGAAGAGTAGTGGTGGTAGCAGCAACGGCTGCCCCTCGCACATGCCCAGCTCTCTCACATACGCCCGTGACGAGCTTACCCAGTCATTCCACCGGCTCTCGGTGTGTGTCTATGGCAACAACCTGCACAGCAACAGCGAGGTCAACCTGCAGGGCTGCATGACGCTGTGTGGAGACTGGGTGCTCCTGCCATCCGAGGGCGTGCTGGCTGATTCAGTTGACACAGAGTACCTCTTCCCTGAGCTGCTGGAGGACAAGAGCAAGTCTGATGTTCCCTACGAGGAGCTGTGGCTGGACCACTTGAGATCAAGTCGGGGAAGAGGAGGGCACAGTGTAGGCGGCGAGGATCCAAGAGGCACCAGCAACACCATCGCCACCTCCATGGCTGTCATATCATACCCCGCCTCCTCCTGTCATATGGGTCCAATGGTCAGCTCTGAAATCTGTCTAGCTCCGCCCCCAGTCCCACCAAAGTCTGAAGCT GTGAAGGTAGAATGCCGTCATTTGAACGCCCCTCCCATTCCCCCCCGAAGTTCCAAGCAGATGATGTCCACCCCAACGCCGGCTGTAGCTAAGGCTCGGCAGACGGAAACGCGCTCTCCAAGCCCCACTCTCTCCTATTATTCCTCAGGCCTACACAGCAT CAGTGGAGGAGAGAATGAAGTGACCGAGTCAGACGAGCAGAACCACGTATGTTACCCCTGTAACTGGGTCAAAGGCAACAAGAAGTGCCTGACAGCATCCCACGTGAGCCCACCTCTCGACAGTGTACTCTCCTGCCCTTCTAGACTATCGTGGCCCAACGATTTCTGTGGAGGGGATTCTCAAAGCATGGAGGAGTTCCTGCCCATCCCCTGTCGAAGTTACTACAGCTATCCCAGAAAAAGACCCTCTGGAACGCCCAAGTCGCCATGCCTTTTGGACTTtgatagaaaagagcagaagggCGGTAGCGCCATCCCCTTGAAATCCCACAAAGCCTCATACACTAATCAGTTTTGCACCAAGTCGTTGAGCTACACCCTGGAAATGTACAGAGACAATATGATAGACGAATGTAACACTAAACAAAGCCTATCGTGCCCAATCTTGCCACCGAGGACGCCCAAATCAAACGAGACATGTAAAGATTCTGTCGAAGATACGGCACAGGACACTCTAAAGTGCCTGGTCAGCCAACAACACGACCAGGTCACGACAGAAATCTTCTCCATCTCCTATCCCCCCCTATCGCcactgtcctccccctccctgccAGCCCCCGGAGGACAATGGCAACCACCCACCAACCTCTCTGGACTTTCCATCGAAGAGGTGTCCAAATCGTTACGGTTCATCGGCATTTCCGGTGACATTGTGTCTTCGTTCGTGACAGAGAAAATCGATGGGAATCTACTTCTGCAGCTTACGGAGGAGATTCTGACGGAGGACTTCAAGTTAAGCAAACTCCAAGTGAAGAAACTCATGCAGTTTATTAAAGGTTGGAGGCCTAAAATATAG
- the LOC112234057 gene encoding GRB2-associated and regulator of MAPK protein 1-like isoform X4 — translation MASGECNEDTEVYNITLSTGDELTLMGQAEILYAKASKEKSRFNTIFKKIGKLNSISKMASRGKMPCLICMNHRTNESVSLPFQCKGRFSTCSPLELQMQEGEHTIRNIVEKTRLPVNVSVPGSPPRNQHDVHLIRESHRYKLVNIQTKTVVVGCVLRSNKIIPVHFPLHMASMPKFIIPEGLLQNELWLDTMVHRWFTYCQEQFDIDDYSRAVRDVRTDWNDVDGRSPKKSSGGSSNGCPSHMPSSLTYARDELTQSFHRLSVCVYGNNLHSNSEVNLQGCMTLCGDWVLLPSEGVLADSVDTEYLFPELLEDKSKSDVPYEELWLDHLRSSRGRGGHSVGGEDPRGTSNTIATSMAVISYPASSCHMGPMVSSEICLAPPPVPPKSEAVKVECRHLNAPPIPPRSSKQMMSTPTPAVAKARQTETRSPSPTLSYYSSGLHSISGGENEVTESDEQNHVCYPCNWVKGNKKCLTASHVSPPLDSVLSCPSRLSWPNDFCGGDSQSMEEFLPIPCRSYYSYPRKRPSGTPKSPCLLDFDRKEQKGGSAIPLKSHKASYTNQFCTKSLSYTLEMYRDNMIDECNTKQSLSCPILPPRTPKSNETCKDSVEDTAQDTLKCLVSQQHDQVTTEIFSISYPPLSPLSSPSLPAPGGQWQPPTNLSGLSIEEVSKSLRFIGISGDIVSSFVTEKIDGNLLLQLTEEILTEDFKLSKLQVKKLMQFIKGWRPKI, via the exons ATGGCTTCGGGCGAATGCAACGAGGACACGGAGGTGTACAACATCACACTAAGCACCGGTGATGAGCTCACCCTCATGGGCCAGGCAGAGATCCTGTACGCCAAGGCGTCCAAGGAGAAGTCTCGCTTCAACACCATCTTCAAGAAAATCGGCAAGCTCAACTCCATCAGCAAGATGGCGAGCCGTGGCAAGATGCCCTGCCTCATCTGCATGAACCACCGGACCAACGAGAGTGTCAGCCTGCCCTTCCAGTGTAAGGGTCGCTTCAGCACCTGCAGCCCCCTAGAGCTTCAGATGCAGGAGGGGGAGCACACCATCCGCAACATCGTGGAGAAGACCCGGCTGCCTGTCAATGTCAGCGTGCCTGGCAGCCCGCCGCGCAACCAGCATGACGTCCACCTGATCCGCGAGAGTCACCGCTACAAGTTGGTCAACATCCAGACCAAGACGGTGGTGGTGGGCTGCGTGCTGCGCAGTAACAAGATCATCCCCGTCCACTTCCCGCTCCACATGGCCTCCATGCCGAAGTTCATCATCCCTGAAGGGTTGCTTCAGAACGAGCTGTGGCTGGACACCATGGTGCACCGCTGGTTCACCTACTGTCAGGAGCAGTTTGACATTGACGATTATTCCCGTGCTGTGCGTGATGTCAGGACCGACTGGAATGACGTTGATGGGAGGAGCCCCAAGAAGAGTAGTGGTGGTAGCAGCAACGGCTGCCCCTCGCACATGCCCAGCTCTCTCACATACGCCCGTGACGAGCTTACCCAGTCATTCCACCGGCTCTCGGTGTGTGTCTATGGCAACAACCTGCACAGCAACAGCGAGGTCAACCTGCAGGGCTGCATGACGCTGTGTGGAGACTGGGTGCTCCTGCCATCCGAGGGCGTGCTGGCTGATTCAGTTGACACAGAGTACCTCTTCCCTGAGCTGCTGGAGGACAAGAGCAAGTCTGATGTTCCCTACGAGGAGCTGTGGCTGGACCACTTGAGATCAAGTCGGGGAAGAGGAGGGCACAGTGTAGGCGGCGAGGATCCAAGAGGCACCAGCAACACCATCGCCACCTCCATGGCTGTCATATCATACCCCGCCTCCTCCTGTCATATGGGTCCAATGGTCAGCTCTGAAATCTGTCTAGCTCCGCCCCCAGTCCCACCAAAGTCTGAAGCT GTGAAGGTAGAATGCCGTCATTTGAACGCCCCTCCCATTCCCCCCCGAAGTTCCAAGCAGATGATGTCCACCCCAACGCCGGCTGTAGCTAAGGCTCGGCAGACGGAAACGCGCTCTCCAAGCCCCACTCTCTCCTATTATTCCTCAGGCCTACACAGCAT CAGTGGAGGAGAGAATGAAGTGACCGAGTCAGACGAGCAGAACCACGTATGTTACCCCTGTAACTGGGTCAAAGGCAACAAGAAGTGCCTGACAGCATCCCACGTGAGCCCACCTCTCGACAGTGTACTCTCCTGCCCTTCTAGACTATCGTGGCCCAACGATTTCTGTGGAGGGGATTCTCAAAGCATGGAGGAGTTCCTGCCCATCCCCTGTCGAAGTTACTACAGCTATCCCAGAAAAAGACCCTCTGGAACGCCCAAGTCGCCATGCCTTTTGGACTTtgatagaaaagagcagaagggCGGTAGCGCCATCCCCTTGAAATCCCACAAAGCCTCATACACTAATCAGTTTTGCACCAAGTCGTTGAGCTACACCCTGGAAATGTACAGAGACAATATGATAGACGAATGTAACACTAAACAAAGCCTATCGTGCCCAATCTTGCCACCGAGGACGCCCAAATCAAACGAGACATGTAAAGATTCTGTCGAAGATACGGCACAGGACACTCTAAAGTGCCTGGTCAGCCAACAACACGACCAGGTCACGACAGAAATCTTCTCCATCTCCTATCCCCCCCTATCGCcactgtcctccccctccctgccAGCCCCCGGAGGACAATGGCAACCACCCACCAACCTCTCTGGACTTTCCATCGAAGAGGTGTCCAAATCGTTACGGTTCATCGGCATTTCCGGTGACATTGTGTCTTCGTTCGTGACAGAGAAAATCGATGGGAATCTACTTCTGCAGCTTACGGAGGAGATTCTGACGGAGGACTTCAAGTTAAGCAAACTCCAAGTGAAGAAACTCATGCAGTTTATTAAAGGTTGGAGGCCTAAAATATAG